A region of the Chelmon rostratus isolate fCheRos1 chromosome 1, fCheRos1.pri, whole genome shotgun sequence genome:
GTAATAGTTTTATAACATTTATTCTTGTTAACATTATTGTCCTTTGCCAGTCACATGCCCGTCGAAGTGATGGATGGCAGtacttgtggttgtttttagaaATAATAGCAGATGTTTTATTCTCATGCTACAATTCTGTGGTCTGTGCAACAAAACTTTCAACCTCAGTAGCACCAGTGTAAAAGTAAATCATGTACAGCCCTGGTGTTTGAGGTCGTTCACGTTTTTTATGGATAGTTAATCAATTCATTATGTGTCTTATAAAATCAGCATACATTATTTGCTTCAAGTAATTAGCCATGTATTGGGTGCTGTGAATTTTAAATTCTCTCATAAAAGGAAATTAAATGGTGACTCACTTGCACGTGTGTCCTGTATAACTCCTGGATGTCAAAGTTGTCTATGTTCAAACGCAGTTTCTCCTTGCAGAGTTCACATGTTGTGATGGCCTCAAGGTTTGTGcctaaaagagagagaaaacaaactcaCAGTCATTTGTTTGACAAGATGTGATTTTGGTGGAAGCTGCAGCCAAGTAAGAGGTTCGTATTTACCCGAGCCGATTTTGGAGCGAAGCCACCTCTTGATGCACTCCTGGTGGACGTACTGCAGGCTGCCTGTACAGCGGCAAGGTTGAATCAGGGGGTTGGATGCCGATTCCTCCCCCATCTGACAGATTCGGCACAGGTCGCCATCTTCCTCGTCTGaatcctccagcagcagcctgtagCAGGACGGGAGGATATGTAGTTCCATTGTTAATACAGTGCCTGTTTCATACATCTCACCTTTCAGACATGAAAAGTTTCATGTTCAGGGACTGTATTGCGTGCTGTCCCAGATATTTTTCTTAACTTTTAATGAGCCGTTTGTGATAAAGTGGGCTGAACTGGAACATCAACAGCTCCAGAATATCTTGTTTTCTATTAAATGTTACATACACATGATGCAACCTGTCTGAACTCTAACTGAGCTATGCTAACaacatgctaagctaggttAAAGACATCTTGAACCAACAGGATCACTGtacttaaaatacaaaataaattgatTTCATATTATCCAACTCCCAATGAGACACCAATCAAGCACATTATTTAATACAATGCAGTTTTTTAAGAGGACAAGAAGTAGTAAATGCGTTATTATGAGGGAGATTAAAATCTATTACCGCTCCTTGATCTTGCGCAGCTTCTCTTGATCCCTACTGGAAATGGACTTCTCCCTCTGGCCCTCCTGCTGGCTCTCCACACCACTCGGCGGGCGCATAGGAACTGACATGTTTTCGTACACCCTGAGTCTGCGGCGTGGAGAAAAGTCAACAGAGGCATCTTCCAGTTCAGGCAAAGGGTCATCCTCCAGTTTGCCGGGACGACCTGCACCAAATGCCTCCAAACCAActgctccctccttctcctcttcatcctcatcaccctcctcctcatcatcatctttatcatcgtcgtcatcatcatcatcatcctgtgATGCGTTGTGCTCGAGATTATCCCACCTTCTCAGTAAATGCTGCGGGCGGCTGTAGCTTTCCTCTGAGcctgcagctgagtgtgtgctCTCATCCCTGGCGTGTCTTCTGAGGcgagagagaaggggaggacAGCGGCcacggagggaggaggagagccagGAGGCATTGCTGCCTCCTCCACTGCTTGTGTTATTACTGCTGCTAACATCGGGCTCTCTCCACAATGACATCCTGGGCCGAGCAGAGCCACTACGATAGCCGTTGCTGTCGTTTTCCCGGATCGGGGCGAGGTCTGCTCTACAATTCCTGAGGACACCCAAGCTTGCCTCCGAACCTCCAGCGTCAGGCTCCACACTAGACATCCTGGCTCCCTCGTCACTGTCCACAGACTCTCCACCAGTTGACGGATTGTCATCGTCAAGGGAGCGAATGCTGGACGATCCACTAGAGGAGTCTTGGCTGGAGCGGCGTGAAAAGAGACGGGACAGAAGGTGACGAGTGGAGCGACGGCCCTCTTGCTCTCCTCCTTCAGGGGCCGACCTAGAAGGGAGCGTGGCCTCTGGTCTGGCCAGGGGAGATGTGTACCAGGGGGTGCGGGAGgagtaagaggaggaggaggaggaggagatatCTGAGGAGGATTCCGGGTTCCTTGTTTGTTCCTGAGATGAGTGAAGGGTGGATGAGTTGTTCAAGAAACGGGCTGTGCTTCTGGTGCTGAAGTCACGGCCCAGAGGAGAAGACCGGTGGGAGGTGGAAGATAAGAGGTGGCGATTAAGGGAGCTTTCTCTAGCAGCAGAGGAGTAAgacgaggagaaggaggaagagggagggtaGGTAGTCTCTTTAGGGCGAGCTCCCTGTGCATATGTGGAGGTCACCCTGTCTGTCTGATCTGAAATGAGAGATTGGCTTATATATAACAATACATTTAAGCAGGTTGcgtactctgtgtgtgtgtttacatcaatAAATATGCCTACACAATGAAGAAGCCAATCCAGCAGTACTAGTCCTTCTTTCTCCCAAACCTGAGAGACTGGGCTCGTTCTTTGTCTCTAGCTCTCTCCTGGACAACAGTGGCTTTGCTGAGGAAGATGACGACCGTGAGAGTAAACGGCATGAGCTCCATGATGAATTGAGCGTGTCGTTTTGTTTTTCGCCTGCACCTGTAAAGAAAGTAGTAGACAAACTGTTTTGAGATTTGCTGggttcattttcaaaaacaagttCAAAACTGATGGGAATAATTGGCATTTGGACTTGACATCTCATTCAAAACCTCTGATACAATATACCaaaaacaggcagagaaaatgtcatttttcaacgTAATCGTCACTAATTACTTATGCGTCCAGACGTTTATGTATTAAGTATCTATGTCTGGTGACTGCTAGTTGATATTATGATGAATTGCATTTGAATCTACTGCTGACAGAGGCCATGTGCAAAGGCTTTCGCTCCGCAAGCTACTCCCATGTTACAGCAAATTCAACATCTGGAGCTGGTTACAAGTTTGGACTTAGCAAACACTTATGTTATAGCTACGCAAAGCAGAGATTTATGAATCACTGTGGCACCACACAAAACAATCGAGATTAGTAGACACTACGtatttacacacagtaaattCTAGGTCTGTTACGTAGCTAACGGAACCAAATGACAACATTAGCTTCCTAACTTacattagcttgctaacataTACCCGTTCAGAGTGAAAAGTAAAAGAGAGGCAATGGGATGGTCCTCATACTTGATTAAAAGGCTGTTTAgtctaaaaagtaaaaaagttcTTAAAATTAGATTTCCCCACATAATATACTTTCAGTTACAAAATTTCAAATATTAGACCAAATAACTTTGTTAGGTTAGCATGATCACATATTTCCCTCTCATTCTAATTCAATGAAAGCTACTacacctaaaacacacaaatttcGCCATGTGTGTCTATAAATAAAGTCATGTCTACATTTACAAGGGATCATCAGTAACGTTAATGTATCATTTGGCCTTCTAAAACTATTATTTTGGCAGTTATATCAGCTTGTGTGATCCTGCAGTGACTTCCTATTTATACATAGTTGATTAAGTGCCGCGTGTTTCCTGCTAAAGTGATTACTTGCTAAGACGTTCCTTAAGTTTTAATGGTAGCACAtgataaataaagttaaatggTAGTTAATAAGTTACAAAGGATTTTACACACAGTGTTAGTAATGGATTTACAACTAGCTGGTGCAACCTGATCCTGGAGCACGACTGACAACAAAACTCTAGTTGCCAACACCTACACCAAGTGAAGACATTTATTAGTGTAGAGTCACTGattcaaaagcagcaaattattTCCACATCAGACTGACAGTGGCTGCACTGTTGCAACCATATATGGGCACCAGTAGCCCACCACTCCAGGTCAGAGTCATGTTTCCTTTAAGAATTATTTAAATAtggtttattattgttttttgaaTATGTAAACAGTTTTCCCTAAATGCAACACTCATCATCATATTTTGCTTAAATGGTGTGGTTAAGGTGACATTTCACTGATGGGACCTAATGTTAACCACATTATCACAGATGCACCACTGTTTCACTACTGTTACCACCTGCACTGAAGCCAAACCGGGATACCCAACACACTACTGAATACCAAGTATGTCCTGTGTATTGACTGTGAATGATCATCATTTGATTTTCTGGTATTTCATGTCATCTGTGTTAGCCTCTACTGCTAATGAACCAACAACATAGTAAAAAGAAGCCAGGTAGTGGGGGCTGCGCTCTGGACAAACTGTTTGCAGTGTGAATTAACATGTCCGATCTCCACGTCCAACCCACATCAGAACATCAGGAGAATAACAGGTGCAAAAGATCGATAAGTGTTCCTTAGGACAACAGTTTTTCTCATGACTTCCACAAGTCTGGTATTATGTACCTCTGCCACTGCTAAGCCCATTACTGGAATAGGTGGATCCTGAAACTGAGGTGCTGGGCGTTCTTGAGTACAGTCCTCTGTTGCTGTATGACAGTTTGGCCCTTTTAGAATCGCCATCATCAGTGGCGTTCAACAGAACTGAGCGCATCCCCAACCTCCCCTCAGAATCAGTCTGGGAAAATGAAggcagacattaaaaaaatgcattcatatttCAGTGATATCATTCAGAAAGATTCCTCTAACCTCTACTCTAAAATGATTCAAAGTTTTAAAGAATACATCTGACCAGGCTGTGTTTTGCCTGCTATTAATTAGTACGGCTCCAGTACCAGTTtgctcctgctgctgagagaggaTTCAGCCCACGGGCGGTCATAAGATCTGCTGGAGGTTGTCCGAGAAGAGGGTAACTTCCAGCTGGTGGAGCaactgtcagagctgctgtagtCTCTGGGCGACCCCAGGAGACGAGAACTCTTCAAAAGGAGAGAAGGTAAAAACACGTGGCAATAGTTAGTGCTCATGCCTCGGCCAACGTGTATAACAAAAATGTGTCAATGCTTCCTGTCTCCTTGTAGTGGgacaatcacacaaacactagTGGCACCATGGAGTAATTACTTGATGAGTGGTTCCCCATTTTGTTTATCTTGCATCTTAGGCCCAACCAGCACAGGCGCAAGCATGTGGTGAAATACAAACTCCAACAGTCTCGCATTTTTTTGGTGGCCGCAATATGCCAAGAAACATGTGTGGGAAGAAGAAGCCCGCTGGCTGACACTAACACAGAAGTAAGCAATGGGTTTCAAAATATTCACCAAAGTGGCTTTGGTAATGTTTTAATAGCACGAACATGCACTCAAACAGGTTGGTGTGTTCtgttgagaaacactgaatgtaaacatatcTGTTTCCAGGAAAATTCCAGGATATCTTTAATAGCGTGTAACTGTAGAACTCCAAATAAATCTGCACAAAAATTCGTTTTTGTTGTAAACATTCCCATTTGAGTTTGTATTAAGTGTTCATGTGACTCTCATTGGAAGAAAAACTAATCCAGATTCGTCTTTGAACTCATGCTTTTTTAAGAGGATAGCATAAATCAGTGCTCATCTCAGCATCCATAATAAATTAAATCGTTAATGGTAAATTGTTTGTGGGGTTTTTGCACCTAGCTAGCTCTTCTTGAAGAAAGAGGAACAACTAAACAGGGCCCAGGCCAACAGTAACACTATCTTTTGAGATGGGCCTTGATGGGACGCAGgactaaaatacacacaaagtgTGCCAAGGAATCTAGGCTGCCCTATAAAAAGACCTCCAAAGTGTCTGCTGTTGCACCATTGATACATCTAGTTAGCTACTGTACCATGTTCCTACGGAAACTTGGAAGAAAAATAGCTTACTTGAATGCCCTCTCTCTGGAATACACTAGAAAGGCGGACGAGTAAAGCCCCAAGTCAAATAACAACACAGATGCAGTAGGATGCCATGGGCCCAGCAAGTGcagttgttgttattgttgttgctctgGACTGTTTTATCGAACTTTAACAACGCTATCACCCTGCCTGACCTATGTGTCCCGGGCTGAATTACATGAAGCTGGTGTTCATCTCCAATGACAgctaaaaatcaaaacacatacCTAAGAAACTCTAAAGTAGATTAAGTACCATATACAGGGCATAAAGACTGATACAGCAAACCACTGAGTGGTGGTTAAGTGATTTCTTTGCAATAAACCTGAAGTATAAGCCTACAGCCTACCTGATGGTCCAGATCTGCTTTGTAAGATGATGATGCCCTCGGGAAGCGGTCATTGTTGAGCACTGTCTCCCTACTGTACAACCTACTGGAGCCCAGCGATGAGGAGGACACTGATGGACTGGATGTGTAGGACGACCTTATACTGGGCAGACAAGGAAGTCTGCGAGACCTGGAGTCCATCACGGATTGCCTGTTGGGACATGAGGATGagaaatccaaagatattctTGTAAGATAGTTGAAGCGTGCTGGCAAGAAGTGGGAAGAACTTGCTCACAAATGCTTCAGTTATTGCCCACCCAATGGAAAGGGAGGGCAGCTTACACGTTGCAGCACAGGATTTTAAAAGGGCATGCAACCTTTTGCAACCGATCTGGTAAGCAACGAGGCTGGGTGGGACGATGTGTGAGCATGTCTGATTTGTTGATGGAGCACACGTGACAGATGTGTCTGTAAACACCAAAACCTGCCACCATGCTGCTTCCTGGACTTGGTATCAAGGTCACACTGCCTATCTTAGGGACTATGAACTCTGTCACAGCAATATGACACTTTCAGCAAGCAGTAGCACTCTGAGTTGCATGTCTAAACAAACAGGGTGCTCTACAACAGTTACTAATGCTGAGATCATTCATTATTAAGCTGCATTACGATATCCAACACACAGTCCAGAGTCAAGCAAATTTTAATGTTCTCTTAAGTGCTATTGATGTATTAGCTGAAAGCCAACCTGAAAGGAAGAGTTGAGAGTTTCTGACATAAGGCGGTACAGTACAAGTTACTCCCTGGTAGTGATATGGCTCCATGGACATTAGCTCTAGCACCTGTGGCCAAAGATAGCTCAGCAAGCCAGCAGCCTGTCAGACTGAAATGAACAGCAGTAAATAAGGCAGGATTACTAGAACATTTTAAACCACAACACAGCACTTTAATCTTTAAACCACCTACAGCAGAATACAAGgaggaaaatgcaaatgtgttatTAAGCAATAAACAAGACAGTTAAAtagaaataaactaaaacatttgcatatcaTGGTTAAACACTTGTGTTGGTTGTGTCTCACTACTACATGGTGTATATGATGCTATATTACAAGCTGCAGGTGGCATGTATCCTGGGATATAtactcagttgccagtttataaAGGTACACCTTACTAAAATTAATGTAGTCTAAAGGACAAACATGCTGCAATTAAATCCTACCTTCACCAAGTTTATAATGCTCAGTTTCTGTTGCATGTGTTTCAGACAAGTGTTGGCTCAACTTTATGGTCGTTTTGCAGACTGTGGTTTGTGGCGGTCCAGAATTGTATTGCCTTAAACAGAGAGGTGTGTTTTGCCCAACCCAGCTGGGTTAATGAGGGTAATGCAACTCAGCAGCACCATAAATCACTGGCTTCATAAACGACCATAAAGGTGAATTAACAACTTCTATGAAACAGCGTCCAACTGAAATTATCACAACATTCATGAGGGTATGTTTTAATAGAGAGCTGTTTATTGGATTGCTATAGTTTCGTAATGTTAGCTAACCTGAGCATTGCTAGTATAACGGTAAATTAGCACCTTATTTGAATAAAAAGTATAAGCAGTGACAGTCATTCACTTTAACGTAAGACTTGGTAATATTTCGACGTGAAACAGGATTACCCTGCCTGCTTGCCTCGCCATCTTGGTCAGCTTATTTGACGCCTATAGATGCTTTGCTGACTGATAATTTACGAACTGTCTCCTCGCCACCAAATCTCAAATAAGGTTAATTAGGTTAGTTAGCTAACTATTTAGCTGACCGTAGAGCGTTAGATAACGTTTAAATCCCAATAATTGGCATTAACCTCAAACTAGCGTTATTTCCGTTAACGTTTCCTGGTCGAAACTTAACCTTACTGTTGTTTTGCCAAAGACATTCGGTGGCGATGCACATTTTATGTGCCAAAAATGCGTAACGGTTAATTTCAGGTTAGCTACAAAACAACGTTAGCAGTTGACCCTTCCGTTAGCTAATAAGGAAAAAGACGCCCCTTTGCGTGTTTAGCCTTTGCAAAGTAGCTGTCATTAAATATCAACTATTACTCTGGTGGTCGTTCAAATATGGTAACGGAATAGCTCAGCTGCTATTTTCTGACGATTCGGCAGAGCTGTCCGCTACAGCGGCTGACAACTGCCAGCTATaagctagctggttagcttgACATTTGTGCGCTGGCGTTAATGAGTCCTGAAATATTACGTTAGCTATTCAGTGGCGCTTAATTAAACGTTGAGTGGTGCTCGTTTGAGACAACAGGTTTCAAGTACCAAGTGACAATTTATTAAACGTTAACACAATGCACTGTCAGCACACATCCTCACCTTTGATATGCCTTGCTTTAGCACAGCAGGAACGATGGCGTCGGTGTTGACTGCTGGTTACACAGCGAGTCAGGTGATTTAAAGTTACAACGACCCGGAGGGGACGGTTTGGCAGACTGCTTTGAGAAGGTTCATCGTCCTTGTGCACGTGGTTCATCCACGTTTCTGTGAGTGGATTTTCAACTATTACAGTAATGCAGCCCGACAAGAACTGACACTGATTTGTGGCACTGATATAATTAAAGCTCACGCCTCATGATTTTCAGGGAAAGTGAAACAGCGCCACCATGTGGTTCAGCTACAGTTAACATGTCATCATGTTTGGGGATCAAtaccaccaaaaaaaaagtaCTCAAAGTACTAAAAGTAAAGGTGCTCAGTATGCAGAAtagcccatttcagaataatatataatatcaCTGGATTATAATTGCATGCATTCAGATGTAAGCATCACcagtgttgcagctggttgaggtgggGGT
Encoded here:
- the marchf7 gene encoding E3 ubiquitin-protein ligase MARCH7 isoform X1, encoding MDSRSRRLPCLPSIRSSYTSSPSVSSSSLGSSRLYSRETVLNNDRFPRASSSYKADLDHQSSRLLGSPRDYSSSDSCSTSWKLPSSRTTSSRSYDRPWAESSLSSRSKLTDSEGRLGMRSVLLNATDDGDSKRAKLSYSNRGLYSRTPSTSVSGSTYSSNGLSSGRGAGEKQNDTLNSSWSSCRLLSRSSSSSAKPLLSRRELETKNEPSLSGLGERRTSTAGLASSLYQTDRVTSTYAQGARPKETTYPPSSSFSSSYSSAARESSLNRHLLSSTSHRSSPLGRDFSTRSTARFLNNSSTLHSSQEQTRNPESSSDISSSSSSSYSSRTPWYTSPLARPEATLPSRSAPEGGEQEGRRSTRHLLSRLFSRRSSQDSSSGSSSIRSLDDDNPSTGGESVDSDEGARMSSVEPDAGGSEASLGVLRNCRADLAPIRENDSNGYRSGSARPRMSLWREPDVSSSNNTSSGGGSNASWLSSSLRGRCPPLLSRLRRHARDESTHSAAGSEESYSRPQHLLRRWDNLEHNASQDDDDDDDDDKDDDEEEGDEDEEEKEGAVGLEAFGAGRPGKLEDDPLPELEDASVDFSPRRRLRVYENMSVPMRPPSGVESQQEGQREKSISSRDQEKLRKIKERLLLEDSDEEDGDLCRICQMGEESASNPLIQPCRCTGSLQYVHQECIKRWLRSKIGSGTNLEAITTCELCKEKLRLNIDNFDIQELYRTHVQSEYDEFISSGLYLVVLLHFCEQRFSDVLGAVDAAGLFNLVRILHEHMDNLEILHGESDAESRDNRPSIDFSDLDDDLEDE
- the marchf7 gene encoding E3 ubiquitin-protein ligase MARCH7 isoform X2 → MDSRSRRLPCLPSIRSSYTSSPSVSSSSLGSSRLYSRETVLNNDRFPRASSSYKADLDHQSSRLLGSPRDYSSSDSCSTSWKLPSSRTTSSRSYDRPWAESSLSSRSKLTDSEGRLGMRSVLLNATDDGDSKRAKLSYSNRGLYSRTPSTSVSGSTYSSNGLSSGRGAGEKQNDTLNSSWSSCRLLSRSSSSSAKPLLSRRELETKNEPSLSGLGERRTSTAGLASSLYQTDRVTSTYAQGARPKETTYPPSSSFSSSYSSAARESSLNRHLLSSTSHRSSPLGRDFSTRSTARFLNNSSTLHSSQEQTRNPESSSDISSSSSSSYSSRTPWYTSPLARPEATLPSRSAPEGGEQEGRRSTRHLLSRLFSRRSSQDSSSGSSSIRSLDDDNPSTGGESVDSDEGARMSSVEPDAGGSEASLGVLRNCRADLAPIRENDSNGYRSGSARPRMSLWREPDVSSSNNTSSGGGSNASWLSSSLRGRCPPLLSRLRRHARDESTHSAAGSEESYSRPQHLLRRWDNLEHNASQDDDDDDDDDKDDDEEEGDEDEEEKEGAVGLEAFGAGRPGKLEDDPLPELEDASVDFSPRRRLRVYENMSVPMRPPSGVESQQEGQREKSISSRDQEKLRKIKERLLLEDSDEEDGDLCRICQMGEESASNPLIQPCRCTGSLQYVHQECIKRWLRSKIGSGTNLEAITTCELCKEKLRLNIDNFDIQELYRTHVQSEYDEFISSGLYLVVLLHFCEQRFSDVLGAVDAAGSSTVKVTQRAETTDRLLIFPTWTTILKTSDSRVKVVE